The following proteins come from a genomic window of Methanobrevibacter sp. TMH8:
- a CDS encoding AMP-binding protein translates to MVFSEETIGEFFEKQVEAQGDREFIIYPDRDLRFTYKEFDERVNMLAKGLLSIGITKGDHVGIWAKNVPDWLTFLFATAKIGTVLVTVNTAYKEHELDYILKQSDMKALAIIDGFHDVNYVKIVNDLIPELKQHPRGRLNSEEYPHLKSVIYVGQEKHRGMYNTNELMLLGEHQNDDEFNKIKSSLNNEDVINMQYTSGTTGFPKGVMLTHRNILNNGYGIGHRMKFTEEDRLCIPVPLFHCFGIVLGVLAILTHGGTLVMVELFDPLLVLSAIQKEKCTAVHGVPTMFIAELNHPMFDMFDMSSLRTGIMAGSTCPIETMKEVMDKMNMTEITSVYGLTESSPGMTQSSADDSIERKANTVGIAFDEVEVKIVDTETNEELSPGETGEICCRGYNVMKGYYKMPDKTDEVIDEEGWLHSGDLATVDEEGYYSIVGRKKDMIIRGGENIYPREIEEFLFTIDGVKDAQVAGITDDKYGEIVGAFIIKEEESDLTEEDVRDYAIERIARYKVPKHVFFIDEFPLTASGKVQKFKLSELGLELSKKKEEEMKL, encoded by the coding sequence ATGGTTTTTTCTGAAGAAACTATAGGTGAATTTTTTGAGAAGCAAGTAGAAGCCCAAGGGGATCGTGAATTTATAATTTACCCAGATAGGGATTTAAGATTTACTTATAAAGAATTTGATGAAAGAGTAAATATGTTAGCTAAAGGTCTTCTTTCTATTGGTATTACAAAAGGGGATCATGTTGGTATTTGGGCAAAAAATGTTCCAGATTGGTTAACATTTTTATTTGCAACAGCTAAAATAGGAACTGTTCTTGTAACTGTAAATACTGCTTATAAAGAACATGAATTAGACTATATTCTAAAACAATCTGATATGAAAGCATTAGCTATAATAGATGGATTCCATGATGTTAATTATGTTAAAATTGTCAATGATCTTATTCCTGAGTTAAAACAACATCCTAGAGGAAGATTAAATTCTGAAGAATATCCTCATCTTAAAAGTGTTATTTATGTTGGCCAAGAAAAACATAGGGGAATGTATAATACAAATGAGCTAATGTTACTTGGTGAACATCAAAATGATGATGAATTTAATAAAATCAAATCTTCTCTCAATAATGAAGATGTTATAAACATGCAATATACTTCTGGAACTACTGGTTTTCCAAAAGGGGTTATGTTAACTCATAGAAACATTTTAAACAATGGATATGGTATTGGCCATCGTATGAAGTTTACTGAAGAAGATAGACTTTGTATTCCAGTTCCTCTTTTTCACTGTTTTGGTATTGTGTTAGGTGTTCTAGCTATTTTAACTCATGGTGGAACACTTGTTATGGTAGAATTGTTTGATCCACTTTTAGTTTTATCTGCAATTCAAAAAGAAAAATGTACTGCTGTTCATGGAGTTCCAACTATGTTTATAGCTGAATTAAACCATCCTATGTTTGATATGTTTGATATGTCATCTCTTAGAACTGGAATCATGGCAGGTTCAACTTGTCCAATTGAAACTATGAAAGAAGTAATGGATAAGATGAATATGACAGAAATTACTAGTGTTTATGGTTTAACTGAATCTTCTCCAGGAATGACTCAATCTAGTGCAGATGATTCTATTGAAAGAAAAGCTAATACTGTTGGAATAGCTTTCGATGAAGTTGAAGTTAAGATTGTAGATACTGAAACTAATGAAGAATTATCTCCTGGTGAAACTGGCGAAATCTGTTGTAGAGGTTATAATGTAATGAAAGGTTATTATAAAATGCCTGATAAAACAGATGAAGTTATAGATGAAGAAGGTTGGTTACATAGTGGAGATCTAGCTACGGTTGATGAAGAAGGTTATTATTCTATTGTTGGTCGTAAAAAAGACATGATTATCAGAGGGGGAGAAAATATTTATCCTCGTGAAATTGAAGAATTTCTTTTTACAATTGATGGTGTAAAAGATGCTCAAGTAGCTGGAATTACTGATGATAAATATGGGGAAATTGTTGGAGCTTTCATTATAAAAGAAGAAGAATCTGATTTAACAGAAGAAGATGTTCGTGATTATGCTATTGAACGTATAGCAAGATATAAAGTTCCAAAACACGTTTTTTTTATTGATGAGTTTCCTTTGACTGCTAGTGGAAAAGTTCAAAAATTCAAACTTAGTGAATTAGGTTTAGAACTTTCTAAAAAGAAAGAAGAAGAAATGAAATTATAA
- a CDS encoding XRE family transcriptional regulator, with protein MAEKNEIGVKIKNLRKSRKISKEDLSKETNLSLDLINSIEKGDAVPSLTPLTKIARSLGVRLGTFLDDAPQNGPVVVKNGKTEQVVYFSGQENQTDVSALDFHSLGAGKNDRHMEPFIIDVHTNEGEFNLSSHEGEEFIYVLEGEIEVKYGQDSYIVSKGDSIYYDSIIPHHLHSYNGKISKILAVVYTPL; from the coding sequence ATGGCTGAAAAGAATGAAATTGGAGTAAAAATTAAGAATTTAAGAAAATCTCGAAAAATAAGTAAAGAAGACCTATCTAAAGAAACTAATTTAAGCTTAGATCTTATAAATAGTATAGAAAAAGGTGATGCTGTACCTTCATTAACTCCTCTTACTAAAATAGCCAGGTCTCTTGGAGTTCGGTTAGGAACTTTTTTAGATGATGCTCCTCAAAATGGTCCAGTTGTTGTTAAAAATGGAAAAACTGAACAAGTTGTCTACTTTTCAGGTCAAGAGAATCAGACTGATGTTAGTGCATTAGATTTTCATTCATTAGGTGCAGGTAAAAATGATAGGCATATGGAACCATTTATAATTGATGTTCACACAAATGAAGGTGAATTCAATCTTTCTTCCCATGAAGGGGAAGAATTTATCTATGTTCTTGAAGGTGAAATCGAAGTTAAATATGGTCAAGATTCTTATATTGTAAGTAAAGGAGATAGTATTTATTATGATTCTATAATTCCTCATCATCTTCATTCTTATAATGGGAAAATATCAAAAATTTTAGCTGTTGTATATACTCCGCTCTAA
- a CDS encoding thioesterase family protein: MFKDCVTPRFGNIDGLKHVNNTVVADWFEMGRNGIFRYFTPDLDLSYEKWKLIMVRTEFDFVSQMYYGTDVEIRTYVLSIGNSSFTTGHEAWQDGELKAKGKAVIVHYDFVEKKSEPIPDKIRENLIRHLRNEEDIGKP, translated from the coding sequence ATGTTTAAAGATTGTGTAACTCCAAGATTCGGTAATATTGATGGTTTGAAGCATGTTAACAATACTGTTGTAGCTGATTGGTTCGAAATGGGAAGAAATGGTATATTTAGATATTTCACCCCTGATTTGGATCTTAGCTATGAAAAATGGAAACTAATAATGGTTAGAACTGAATTTGACTTTGTTTCTCAAATGTATTATGGAACCGATGTTGAAATTCGTACTTATGTTCTAAGTATTGGGAATTCTTCTTTTACAACTGGTCATGAGGCATGGCAAGATGGAGAACTTAAAGCTAAAGGTAAAGCAGTAATTGTTCATTATGATTTTGTTGAAAAAAAATCTGAACCGATTCCTGATAAAATAAGAGAGAATTTGATCAGACATTTAAGAAATGAAGAAGATATTGGAAAACCTTAA